A stretch of Eschrichtius robustus isolate mEscRob2 chromosome 6, mEscRob2.pri, whole genome shotgun sequence DNA encodes these proteins:
- the RIPK4 gene encoding receptor-interacting serine/threonine-protein kinase 4 — protein sequence MEGESRSPWALGLLRTFDAGEFAGWEKVGSGGFGQVYKVRHVHWKTWLAIKCSPSLHVDDRERMELLEEAKKMEMAKFRYILPVYGICQEPVGLVMEYMETGSLEKLLASEPLPWDLRFRIIHEAAVGMNFLHCMSPPLLHLDLKPANILLDAHYHVKISDFGLAKCNGLSHSHDLSMDGLFGTIAYLPPERIREKSRLFDTKHDVYSFAIVIWGVLTQKKPFADEKNILHIMVKVVKGHRPELPPVCRPRPRACESLLRLMQRCWHGDPRERPSFQEITSETEDLCEKPDDEVKETTQDPDVRNPPEAEAEAPVATPLKRASAPTFDNDYSLSELLSQLDSGISQTLEGPEELSRSSSESRLPSASSGKRLSGVSSVDSAFSSRGSLSLSFEREPSAGDLGATDIQKKKLVDAIVNGDTSRLMKILQPQDVDLVLDGGASLLHLAVQAGQEDCVKWLLLNNANPDLANRKGSTPLHLAVEKRVRGVVELLLARKISVNAADEDQWTALHFAAQNGDEGSTRLLLEKNASVHEADCEGRTPMHVACQHGQESIVRILLRRGVDAGLPGKDAWVPLHYAAWQGHLPIVKLLAKQPGVSVDAQTLDGRTPLHLAAQRGHYRVARVLIDLHSDVNVCGLLAQTPLHVAAETGHTSTARLLLHRGARREAVTAEGCTALHLAARAGHLATVKLLVEERADVLARGPRHQTALHLAAAGGHSEVVEELVSADVRDLSDEQGLSALHLAAQGRHAKTVEALLRHGAHVNLQSLKFQGGPGPSAALLRQSKT from the exons ATGGAGGGCGAGAGCCGGAGCCCgtgggccctggggctgctgcgcACGTTCGACGCGGGCGAGTTCGCGGGCTGGGAGAAGGTCGGCTCGGGCGGCTTCGGGCAGGTGTACAAGGTGCGCCACGTCCACTGGAAGACGTGGCTCGCCATCAAGTGCTCGCCGAGCCTGCACGTCGACGACAG GGAGCGCATGGAACTTTTGGAGGAAGCCAAGAAGATGGAGATGGCCAAGTTCCGTTACATCCTGCCCGTGTACGGCATCTGCCAGGAGCCCGTGGGCCTGGTCATGGAGTACATGGAGACGGGCTCCCTGGAGAAGCTGCTGGCCTCCGAGCCGCTGCCCTGGGACCTGCGCTTCCGCATCATCCACGAGGCGGCCGTGGGCATGAACTTCCTGCACTGCATGTCCCCACCTCTCCTCCACCTGGACCTCAAGCCCGCCAACATCCTGCTGGATGCCCACTACCACGTCAAG ATCTCCGACTTCGGGCTGGCCAAGTGCAACGGGCTGTCCCACTCGCACGACCTCAGCATGGACGGCCTTTTCGGCACCATCGCCTACCTTCCTCCTGAGCGCATCCGGGAGAAGAGCCGGCTCTTCGACACCAAGCACGACGTGTACAG CTTTGCCATCGTGATCTGGGGCGTGCTCACACAGAAGAAACCGTTTGCAG atgagaaaaacaTCCTGCACATCATGGTGAAGGTGGTGAAGGGCCACCGCCCCGAGCTGCCGCCTGTCTGCAGACCCAGGCCTCGCGCCTGCGAGAGCCTCCTGCGCCTCATGCAGAGGTGCTGGCACGGGGACCCCCGGGAGCGGCCCAGCTTCCAAG AAATCACTTCTGAAACCGAGGACCTGTGTGAAAAACCTGATGATGAGGTGAAAGAGACGACTCAAGACCCAGATGTGAGAAACCCCCCTGAGGCCGAGGCCGAG GCGCCCGTGGCCACCCCGCTCAAGCGAGCCTCTGCCCCGACCTTTGACAACGACTACAGCCTCTCCGAGCTGCTGTCCCAGCTAGACTCGGGCATCTCCCAGACCCTCGAGGGCCCGGAAGAGCTCAGCCGCAGCTCCTCCGAATCCAGACTTCCGTCGGCGAGCAGCGGCAAGAGGCTCTCCGGGGTGTCCTCGGTGGATTCTGCCTTCTCCTCCAGAGGGTCGCTGTCCTTGTCTTTCGAGCGGGAGCCTTCAGCGGGCG ATCTCGGCGCCACCGACATCCAGAAGAAGAAGCTCGTGGATGCCATCGTGAACGGGGACACCAGCAGGTTGATGAAGATCCTGCAGCCCCAGGACGTCGACCTGGTCCTGGACGGGGGCGCCAGCCTGCTGCACCTGGCCGTGCAGGCCGGGCAGGAGGACTGCGTCAAGTGGCTGCTGCTTAACAACGCCAACCCCGACCTCGCCAACAGGAAGGGCTCCACCCCGCTCCACCTGGCCGTGGAGAAGAGGGTGCGCGGCGTCGTGGAGCTCCTGCTGGCCCGCAAGATCAGCGTCAACGCCGCGGACGAGGACCAGTGGACGGCCCTGCACTTCGCGGCCCAGAACGGGGACGAGGGCAGCACGCGGCTGCTGCTGGAGAAGAACGCCTCCGTGCACGAGGCAGACTGCGAGGGCCGGACGCCCATGCACGTGGCCTGCCAGCACGGCCAGGAGAGCATCGTGCGTATCCTGCTGCGCCGCGGCGTGGACGCGGGCCTGCCGGGGAAGGACGCCTGGGTGCCGCTGCACTACGCCGCCTGGCAGGGCCACCTGCCCATCGTCAAGCTGCTGGCCAAGCAGCCGGGGGTGAGCGTGGACGCGCAGACGCTGGACGGGAGGACGcccctgcacctggccgcccagCGCGGGCACTACCGCGTGGCCCGCGTCCTCATCGACCTGCACTCCGACGTCAACGTCTGCGGCCTGCTGGCGCAGACGCCCCTGCACGTGGCTGCGGAGACGGGGCACACGAGCACCGCCAGGCTGCTCCTGCACCGGGGCGCCCGCAGGGAGGCCGTGACGGCCGAGGGCTGCACCGCGCTGCACCTGGCTGCCCGCGCTGGGCACCTGGCGACCGTCAAGCTGCTGGTGGAGGAGCGGGCCGACGTGCTGGCCCGGGGGCCCCGCCACCAGACGGCGCTGCACCTGGCCGCCGCCGGCGGGCACTCGGAGGTGGTGGAGGAGCTGGTCAGCGCCGACGTGCGTGACCTGTCTGACGAGCAGGGGCTCAGCGCGCTGCACCTGGCCGCCCAGGGCCGGCACGCCAAGACGGTGGAGGCGCTGCTCAGACACGGGGCCCACGTCAACCTGCAGAGCCTCAAGTTCCAGGGCGGCCCCGGCCCCTCCGCCGCGCTCCTCCGGCAGAGCAAGACCTAG